A single region of the Clostridia bacterium genome encodes:
- a CDS encoding SpoIIE family protein phosphatase, with product MERLHVEAATASLSKYGEELCGDRVEIERRGDLLTVVLSDGLGSGVKANILATLTTTLAASMLRGGATIEDVVDTIGHTLPICQVRKVAYSTFTILQIDGDGNAYIVEYDNPGAFYVSDGHVAPIPMEERRVGDKVVREARFTVKSGDHIFVVSDGVIYAGIGGVLNLGWRWPSVADYIERITRQDKKAATLAKWMVGVCDQFYAGKPGDDATVVAVTVREPRTATVAVGPPKDPTDDCRMVERLMGERGLKVVCGGTTGKIVARETGAQLEVDLKSMQRGIPPTARLHGIDLITEGIITLSKTLERLSTPDEIHGDDGVSRLARVLLDADHVVFLVGRAVNPAHQNPKLPISTTLKEQVLKDIVRFLQENGKETQMAYF from the coding sequence ATGGAGAGGTTGCACGTGGAGGCGGCCACCGCGTCGCTCTCGAAGTACGGGGAGGAGCTGTGCGGCGATCGTGTGGAGATCGAACGCAGGGGCGATCTGCTAACGGTCGTTTTGAGTGACGGGCTTGGCTCAGGAGTGAAGGCCAACATACTGGCGACTCTAACCACCACTCTGGCTGCGAGCATGCTCAGGGGCGGAGCGACCATTGAGGATGTGGTCGACACCATTGGTCACACTCTCCCCATTTGTCAGGTGAGGAAGGTCGCCTACTCCACGTTTACGATTCTTCAGATCGATGGCGATGGGAATGCCTACATTGTGGAATACGATAACCCAGGCGCTTTCTACGTGTCGGATGGGCACGTTGCACCGATTCCCATGGAGGAGCGGCGGGTCGGCGACAAGGTAGTGCGCGAAGCGCGATTCACGGTCAAGAGTGGAGATCACATATTCGTGGTGAGCGACGGAGTGATCTACGCGGGAATCGGAGGAGTGCTCAACCTCGGGTGGCGGTGGCCTAGCGTCGCGGATTACATTGAACGCATCACTAGGCAGGATAAGAAGGCTGCCACATTGGCGAAGTGGATGGTTGGCGTGTGCGACCAGTTCTACGCGGGCAAGCCAGGTGACGATGCAACAGTGGTCGCAGTAACCGTTCGGGAACCGCGCACTGCAACTGTTGCTGTGGGCCCCCCCAAGGACCCAACGGACGACTGCAGGATGGTCGAAAGGCTCATGGGTGAGCGGGGATTGAAGGTAGTATGTGGAGGGACAACAGGCAAGATAGTTGCACGAGAGACAGGCGCGCAGTTGGAGGTGGATCTGAAGTCCATGCAGAGAGGAATTCCGCCAACGGCCCGTCTGCATGGGATTGATCTCATAACAGAGGGGATCATAACTCTCTCCAAAACGCTGGAGCGGCTATCGACACCGGATGAGATACACGGCGATGACGGCGTCAGCAGGCTTGCAAGGGTTCTCTTGGACGCGGACCATGTGGTGTTCCTAGTGGGCAGGGCGGTCAACCCTGCGCACCAGAATCCGAAGCTCCCCATCAGCACGACCCTCAAGGAGCAGGTGCTGAAGGATATCGTTCGGTTCCTGCAGGAGAATGGAAAGGAAACTCAGATGGCTTACTTCTAG
- a CDS encoding NAD(P)H-dependent oxidoreductase subunit E → MTPVETAQRKFRRVNEIIEVHGHEQAALVPILQEVQAEYRYLPEEILTYISTAMRIPAATVFGVATFYAQFSLEPKGKYLVRCCDGTACHVRNSKPVYDAIRAKVGLTDGKFTTPDLKFTVETVSCLGACGLAPVITINNEVHGKMTPEAAAIIIDTLLKRDGDN, encoded by the coding sequence ATGACACCTGTGGAGACCGCGCAGAGGAAGTTCCGGCGCGTCAACGAGATCATTGAAGTGCATGGGCATGAGCAGGCAGCTCTCGTGCCGATCCTCCAGGAGGTGCAGGCTGAGTACAGGTATCTCCCAGAAGAAATCCTGACCTACATCTCCACGGCGATGAGGATTCCAGCGGCAACAGTATTCGGAGTCGCAACGTTTTACGCTCAGTTCTCTCTGGAACCGAAGGGAAAGTACTTGGTCAGGTGCTGCGACGGAACGGCCTGCCATGTCAGAAACTCTAAGCCCGTCTACGACGCCATCCGCGCTAAGGTTGGTCTCACTGACGGGAAGTTCACTACGCCTGATCTGAAATTCACCGTGGAGACAGTCTCGTGCCTTGGAGCGTGCGGACTGGCGCCTGTCATCACTATAAACAATGAAGTCCATGGCAAGATGACTCCGGAGGCTGCCGCCATAATCATCGATACACTGCTTAAGAGGGATGGTGACAACTGA